In Acidimicrobiales bacterium, the DNA window CAGCGTCGGCGACAACAGCGTGACGCAACCAATCACGATGACGCCCTCGAGCGCGGTGGAGAGTGCGTCGACGAACTCGACTGGCTCAGGTGTGATGGGCCCGATGTTCCCGGATGCCGCCCGGGAGATCGCCCATACGGCGATCACTGCAAGGTTGAAGCCGATTCCTCCCAGCAGGAGGAGACGCGAGGGGCGCAGCAGCAACCAGGCCGCGAACAGCACCTGTACCCATGCAACCAGTACGAAAAAAGTCCCATGTGTCCATGCTTGGGCAAAATGCTCGCTGCTGACCGCGAAGTGGATGCCGCCAGCACCGAGTGAGACAAGCGCAACGAGCCATCGCAGGTACCGGCTGACCCGTTCCGCATCCGCCCGCAGATCAGCGTCTGTCGTCATGCGAGCTGCTCCCTTGCTGAATGCGAAGCTGTGGCGCGATGACGCTAGCCGACCTCCCTGCTTGGCCGCGGGTACGCCCCGGCGTGTTGACGGGATCGTCCAGATGTCACCACCGGGGCGTTCGTTCAAGGACGCTGGCACCGTGCGGGTCGCCACCGCCGTGAAGCGTGCGGGCGGAGGCAAGGTCACCATCGGTGATCCAAAAACCGAGGGCTCCAGGCGCACCCTCCCCGCTCCCGTGATGGAGGCTCTACAGCGCCAGTGGGTCGCTCAGGAGGCGACCCGTATGGAGACCCGAGAGGGACTGTGGCGGGACACCGGGCTCGTGTTCACCTCCGGCTACGGCACCCTGCTCGACCCTAGTGGAGTACGCCGCCGCTTCAAGGCCCTGACCGAGCGGGCCGGTCTCGGTCGTGACTGGCATCCACATCAATTACGCCACTCGGCCGTGAGCCTCCCGTCGGCCGCCGGGGTCCCGCTGGAGCAGATCGCCGACATCATGGGCCACTCCTCCATGGCGATCACCGAGGCGGTCTATCGCAATGTCGAGCCCACCGACCACGACGAGGGCAAGCGGGCGATGGAGGCCCCGTGAGGGTCAGGAGTGACCTTGCCTCCCGGTTGCCTCCCGCAGCTCCCCCGCGGCCTGGAGGGGGCGCTGCGCACCCTTCTGAACTGGTGCTTTGGTGGAGGCGATGGGACTCGAACCCACGAAACCTCTTGACTGCCAGTCAAGCGCTCTACCAACTGAGCTACGCCCCCGAGGCATCACAACCTATCAAGCGGGGGTGCCCCCGAGGCGCCGCCCGGCCGCTGGCCGTGGCCGGATATCGGTGCTTGTCGCCCCGGTCCCCCCGGTACGATCCCAGGTATGG includes these proteins:
- a CDS encoding site-specific integrase, whose product is MSPPGRSFKDAGTVRVATAVKRAGGGKVTIGDPKTEGSRRTLPAPVMEALQRQWVAQEATRMETREGLWRDTGLVFTSGYGTLLDPSGVRRRFKALTERAGLGRDWHPHQLRHSAVSLPSAAGVPLEQIADIMGHSSMAITEAVYRNVEPTDHDEGKRAMEAP